The DNA segment AGAAATTTAGGATTGGACGCATATTTTGCAGTTCCAAAAACGAAAGAAGAGCAAGATCTATTAAAGAGCCCGCGCTCAGCTGTTTGTTTTGATGCGCCGTCTTGGTACGAATTAGTTGTTGAAGGTCGAAAAGTAGCAGGAAGTGCCCAAACAAGGCAAAAAAACGTGATCTTACAGCATGGGTCAATCATTTTAGACCTTGATGAAAATAAGTTATTTGAGTTATTTAAATTTCCAAATGAAAGAGTACGTGAACGGATGTTAAAAGGTTTTAGCAAAAAGGCAGTTGCGATAAACCAATTAAGAGAAAAAAATGTAACAATTGAAGAAGCAGAGTTTGCATTTAAACATGGCTTTGAAAAGGGGTTAGAAATCGATCTTAAGCCGTATGTACTTTCTGATGAGCAAATAAGCTATGTTCATGAACTTGCTGAAAAAAGGTATGCAAACGATGAGTGGAATTTTCGAAAATAAGAAGGTTTGGCTACTTAGCCAAACCTTCTATTTTATATAACTTCTTTTTCAACATACGCTTTGAACAGTGCTTGTAATTTTTGTGTGATGGGCCCAACAGAGTAGGTAGCCTCTTGATCGCCAATTGCCCCGATAACTGGGGTAATTTCTTGAGTTGTACTGGTAATAAAGGCTTCGTCCGCGGTACTAAGTTGTTCTAAAGTGAAGGCTTCTTCAATTACAGTAAAACCATTATTTTTGGCTAACTTTATCACAATTTGTCTTGTAATCCCATTTAAAATTAAGTTGGTTGCTGGATGTGTATAATCGTTTTGTCTTTTACAATAAATAAATTTGAAGAAGAACCTTCAGTCATCGTACCATTGCGGTGCATAATAGCCTCGTGACACTGATTGTCAGTCGCTTTTCTTTTTACCATTGTATTTCCTAACAAATTAATGGTTTTGATATCACAACGAAGCCAACGAATATCCTCTGTCACGAATACATTTATTCCAGTTTTTTTTGTTTCTACAGGAAAAGGCATTTCACGGCAAAAGGCTGTTATTAGTCCTTCAACATTACGTTCATATAGGTGAGCACGAGGTGAAACGCCCCTGGTCATTTGTATGTAGATAATGCCA comes from the Anaerobacillus sp. CMMVII genome and includes:
- a CDS encoding biotin/lipoate A/B protein ligase family protein, which translates into the protein MKETWNYINSEKCSAAFNMALDEALLEWHSAGEIEPTIRFYGWDPPTLSIGYFQKVEKEINLEAVQKFGLGFVRRPTGGRGVLHEHELTYSVIVSENHPKMPKGVTESYRVISEGVLEGFRNLGLDAYFAVPKTKEEQDLLKSPRSAVCFDAPSWYELVVEGRKVAGSAQTRQKNVILQHGSIILDLDENKLFELFKFPNERVRERMLKGFSKKAVAINQLREKNVTIEEAEFAFKHGFEKGLEIDLKPYVLSDEQISYVHELAEKRYANDEWNFRK